The DNA region GCGCCGGGCTGGTGCTCACGGCGAGCCCTGCGCGGGCCGATGACACCGTCGTCGTGCCCGGAACCAGCTTCCCGGGGACCGGCACCTACCTGACCTACTTCGGCTGCGTCGACCTGTTCCACGTCGACCAGCGCGGCCCCGCCGCCCTCCTCAAGCGCGACGACGCCGCACCGATGGGTCGCCGCGCCGTCGACCTGACGCTGCCCGGGACCGGCACTGCCGCCGGCTCGGTCAGCCTGTTCTCGTCGGTCGCTTCGGCCGTCTCCACGCTCGCCGTGCGCGCCGCCGCCGGTAGTGGCGGTGTGGCCTACACCTGGTACCTCGCTCCCGACATGGCTCCGGGCGAGGTCTGGTCGGGCCGGGCCGTCCTCACCGCCGCGGGCGACGGCTGGCAGCAGGTCGACGCCACCAGTGCGACCTACGAGTGGACGCGGTACGACGCCGCGACCGGCGCCCCCCTCGAACAGGCCGGCGCCGCCACGATCGACGACTTCACGACCGCGCACGGCGACGGACCGGGCTACGTCCTGACCGGATTCGGCTGCGACGGCGGCACGTTCGGCGTCGACGCGATCCGTACCGGGCTGCCGGGGTCGGTGACGACGTACGACCTCGACGGCTGGTCGGTGACCACCGGCATCAGCCCCACGAGCGCCCGCGTCAAGGCGGGTCAGGAGGTCACCATCACCGGCAGCTCGATCGGGCTGGACCGGCCGATGGGCGCCACGCTCGCGCTCCAGGCCCGTCCGGAGGGTGCCGCGGAGTTCCAGACAGTGTCCGAGACGGTCGTGGCCGGGGCGGACGGCATCGTCTCGGCGACGGTCGCACCTGAGGTGACCACGGAGTACCGCTGGTTCTTCGCCGAGCGCGGCTACGCCGACGAGCACGTCTCGCCGGCGGCGAAGGTGGTCGTGAAGCCTGCCCCGGCCGGCTGACCGCTAACGTCCCGGGCATGGCATCGCCGTTCACCGAGATCGAGGTCCCGGACCTGCACGGCGGCGACCGTGTCGTCAAGGTCACCAACCCCGACCGCGTGTACTTCCCGGAGTCCGGCGCGACCAAGCTCGACCTGGTCGAGTACTACCTGGCCGTCGGCGACGGCATAGTCAACGCGCTCTTCGAGCGGCCCTGCATGCTCCATCGCTTCCCCAAGGGCCTGGCCGGTGACAAGGTCCACCAGAAGCGGCTGCCCGCCGGGGCACCCCCCTGGGTGGAGACGGTGCGGCTGTACTTCCCCCGCTGGAACCGCACCGCCGACGAGCTGTGCGTCACCGAGCTGGGCTCGGTCATCTGGGCGGTCCAGATGTCGACGGTGGAGTTCCACCCCTGGAACAGTCGGCGTGCCGACACCGAGAAGCCCGACGAGTGGCGGATCGACCTCGACCCCGGCCCGC from Actinomycetota bacterium includes:
- a CDS encoding ATP-dependent DNA ligase — encoded protein: MASPFTEIEVPDLHGGDRVVKVTNPDRVYFPESGATKLDLVEYYLAVGDGIVNALFERPCMLHRFPKGLAGDKVHQKRLPAGAPPWVETVRLYFPRWNRTADELCVTELGSVIWAVQMSTVEFHPWNSRRADTEKPDEWRIDLDPGPLSDYAQVQRVAGVVQEVLDELGAVGYPKTSGSKGLHVYVRIPPDHGFPDVRRAAH